One segment of Zonotrichia albicollis isolate bZonAlb1 chromosome 4, bZonAlb1.hap1, whole genome shotgun sequence DNA contains the following:
- the KICS2 gene encoding KICSTOR subunit 2 isoform X1 yields the protein MGESIPLGAPVPVEQAVLETFFSHLGIFSYDKAKDNVEKEREANKSAGSSWLALLAGLAHLAAAEKAYHSMTFLGQKLGGQSFFSRKDSIRTIYTSLHNELKKVVATGHNALGGTAPHLEELLSHLSEQLCFFVQARMEIADFYEKMYTLSTQKFINSEELVNILESILKKYSSRFHHPILSPLESSFQLEVDVLAHLLKAQAQISEWKFLPSLVNLHSAHTKLQTWGQIFEKQRETKKHLFGGQSQKAVQPPHLFLWLMKLKNILLAKFSFYFHEALSRQTTASEMKTLTAKTNPDYFGKISSFIRKYDAVNVSLIFDNRGSESFQGHGYHHPHSYREAPKGVDQYPAVVSLPSDRPVMHWPNVIMIMTDRTSDLNSLEKVVHFYDDKVQSTYFLTRPEPHFTIVVIFESKKSERDYHFISFLNEISHSLKNSKAFASLKPGSKG from the exons ATGGGGGAGTCGATCCCGCTGGGAGCGCCGGTGCCCGTGGAGCAGGCCGTGCTGGAGACCTTCTTCTCCCACCTGGGCATCTTCTCCTACGACAAGGCCAAGGACAATGTGGAGAAGGAGCGGGAGGCCAACAAGAGCGCGGGCTCCAGCTGGCTGGCGCTGCTGGCCGGGCTGGCGCACCTGGCGGCGGCCGAGAAGGCCTATCACAGCATGACCTTCCTGGGACAGAAGCTAG GTGGTCAGTCATTCTTCAGCCGCAAGGACTCCATCCGAACCATCTACACATCTCTGCATAATGAGCTGAAGAAGGTGGTGGCGACGGGTCACAATGCACTAGGAGGAACAGCTCCTCACTTGGAAGAGCTGCTTTCTCACCTGTCTGAACAGCTCTGTTTTTTTGTTCAGGCTCGGATGGAAATTGCTGacttctatgaaaaaatgtacACACTCAGCACCCAAAAGTTCATTAACTCTGAGGAACTGGTAAACATTTTGGAATCCATCTTAAAGAAATACAGTTCAAG ATTTCATCATCCAATCCTCAGTCCTCTTGAAAGCAGTTTCCAGCTGGAGGTAGATGTGCTTGCACACCTCTTAAAGGCTCAGGCTCAGATCTCAGAGTGGAAGTTCCTTCCATCCCTGGTCAACTTGCACAGTGCTCACACAAAGCTACAAACTTGGGGCCAAATTTTTGAGAAACAGCGGGAAACCAAGAAGCACCTGTTTGGAGGGCAGTCTCAGAAGGCTGTGCAGCCTCCACACCTCTTCCTCTGGCTCATGAAGCTCAAAAACATTCTCCTTGCCAAGTTTAGCTTTTACTTTCATGAGGCTCTTAGTCGACAGACAACGGCATCTGAAATGAAAACTTTGACTGCTAAAACAAATCCTGATTACTTTGGGAAAATTTCCAGCTTCATCCGGAAGTACGATGCTGTCAATGTTTCCTTAATTTTTGACAATCGTGGATCAGAGAGTTTTCAGGGACACGGTTATCATCATCCCCATTCATACAGGGAAGCCCCCAAGGGCGTGGATCAGTATCCTGCAGTGGTGTCTCTGCCCAGTGACAGGCCTGTTATGCACTGGCCCAATGTCATCATGATTATGACTGATAGAACCTCTGATCTCAACAGTTTGGAGAAGGTTGTTCACTTCTACGATGACAAAGTCCAAAGCACCTACTTTCTGACTCGCCCCGAACCTCACTTTACCATTGTAGTTATTTTTGAGTCCAAGAAGTCAGAAAGGGACtatcattttatttcttttctcaatGAAATTTCACATTCCCTTAAGAACTCCAAAGCTTTTGCAAGTTTGAAACCTGGATCCAAAGGGTGA
- the KICS2 gene encoding KICSTOR subunit 2 isoform X2, with the protein MGESIPLGAPVPVEQAVLETFFSHLGIFSYDKAKDNVEKEREANKSAGSSWLALLAGLAHLAAAEKAYHSMTFLGQKLGGQSFFSRKDSIRTIYTSLHNELKKLCFFVQARMEIADFYEKMYTLSTQKFINSEELVNILESILKKYSSRFHHPILSPLESSFQLEVDVLAHLLKAQAQISEWKFLPSLVNLHSAHTKLQTWGQIFEKQRETKKHLFGGQSQKAVQPPHLFLWLMKLKNILLAKFSFYFHEALSRQTTASEMKTLTAKTNPDYFGKISSFIRKYDAVNVSLIFDNRGSESFQGHGYHHPHSYREAPKGVDQYPAVVSLPSDRPVMHWPNVIMIMTDRTSDLNSLEKVVHFYDDKVQSTYFLTRPEPHFTIVVIFESKKSERDYHFISFLNEISHSLKNSKAFASLKPGSKG; encoded by the exons ATGGGGGAGTCGATCCCGCTGGGAGCGCCGGTGCCCGTGGAGCAGGCCGTGCTGGAGACCTTCTTCTCCCACCTGGGCATCTTCTCCTACGACAAGGCCAAGGACAATGTGGAGAAGGAGCGGGAGGCCAACAAGAGCGCGGGCTCCAGCTGGCTGGCGCTGCTGGCCGGGCTGGCGCACCTGGCGGCGGCCGAGAAGGCCTATCACAGCATGACCTTCCTGGGACAGAAGCTAG GTGGTCAGTCATTCTTCAGCCGCAAGGACTCCATCCGAACCATCTACACATCTCTGCATAATGAGCTGAAGAAG CTCTGTTTTTTTGTTCAGGCTCGGATGGAAATTGCTGacttctatgaaaaaatgtacACACTCAGCACCCAAAAGTTCATTAACTCTGAGGAACTGGTAAACATTTTGGAATCCATCTTAAAGAAATACAGTTCAAG ATTTCATCATCCAATCCTCAGTCCTCTTGAAAGCAGTTTCCAGCTGGAGGTAGATGTGCTTGCACACCTCTTAAAGGCTCAGGCTCAGATCTCAGAGTGGAAGTTCCTTCCATCCCTGGTCAACTTGCACAGTGCTCACACAAAGCTACAAACTTGGGGCCAAATTTTTGAGAAACAGCGGGAAACCAAGAAGCACCTGTTTGGAGGGCAGTCTCAGAAGGCTGTGCAGCCTCCACACCTCTTCCTCTGGCTCATGAAGCTCAAAAACATTCTCCTTGCCAAGTTTAGCTTTTACTTTCATGAGGCTCTTAGTCGACAGACAACGGCATCTGAAATGAAAACTTTGACTGCTAAAACAAATCCTGATTACTTTGGGAAAATTTCCAGCTTCATCCGGAAGTACGATGCTGTCAATGTTTCCTTAATTTTTGACAATCGTGGATCAGAGAGTTTTCAGGGACACGGTTATCATCATCCCCATTCATACAGGGAAGCCCCCAAGGGCGTGGATCAGTATCCTGCAGTGGTGTCTCTGCCCAGTGACAGGCCTGTTATGCACTGGCCCAATGTCATCATGATTATGACTGATAGAACCTCTGATCTCAACAGTTTGGAGAAGGTTGTTCACTTCTACGATGACAAAGTCCAAAGCACCTACTTTCTGACTCGCCCCGAACCTCACTTTACCATTGTAGTTATTTTTGAGTCCAAGAAGTCAGAAAGGGACtatcattttatttcttttctcaatGAAATTTCACATTCCCTTAAGAACTCCAAAGCTTTTGCAAGTTTGAAACCTGGATCCAAAGGGTGA